The Prochlorococcus sp. MIT 1300 genome has a window encoding:
- a CDS encoding valine--tRNA ligase gives MADNSVVLSTTYDPVGTESRWQNLWEENGIFTPDPSASGEPFAVVIPPPNVTGSLHMGHAFNTSLIDTIVRYQRLQGKNVLCLPGTDHASIAVQSILEKQLKKEGKSIEKLGREAFLSRAWDWKAESGGRIVDQLRRMGYSVDWSRQRFTLDEGLSAAVSEAFVRLHEEGLIYRGEYLVNWCPASGSAVSDLEVEMKEVDGYLWHFRYPLTEGPLANGTAFLEVATTRPETMLGDVAVAVNPSDERYRDLVGKELTLPFAGRKIPVVADEHVDQSFGTGCVKVTPAHDPNDFAIGQRHNLPQITVMNKDGKMNNQAGCFAGLDRFEARKAVVEEMKKQGLLVKVENHRHSIPYSDRGKVPVEPLLSTQWFVRMHSMAASCREYLEQQQPCFVPNRWEKVYRDWLTDIRDWCVSRQLWWGHRIPAWFVVSETGGRLTEKTPYVVARSEDEARLKACEQFGDLIDIQQDEDVLDTWFSSGLWPFSTLGWPDENNADFKCWYPTSTLVTGFDIIFFWVARMTMMAGHFTSQIPFQDVYIHGLVRDEQNRKMSKSLGNGIDPLLLIDRYGTDALRFALVREVAGAGQDIRLDYDRKKETSATVEAARNFANKLWNATRFAMINIGSNSNEVLDKIDYSILQPSDKWILSRLARLNQQTTKKYKTYALGEAAKGLYEFAWNDFCDWYLELIKRRLQSDQPLTELAIQDQKVARQILFNSLSQLLIMLHPLMPHLTEELWHALTGASEQTFLALQSWPECNEDHLDDSLESSFSDLFESIRMVRNLRAVAGLKRTQNVPVRFITSRKDLIKMLSESRADIQALTWAEDVEVLNPKQALLQPLPRALAAVSGELEVILPIEGFVDLGALCERLNKDMTKANKEIQALSERLANPNFTDKAPTTVVAECRSKLAEAQSQSALARKRLDDLN, from the coding sequence ATTGCTGACAATTCCGTGGTTTTATCGACAACCTATGACCCTGTCGGTACGGAAAGTCGTTGGCAAAACTTGTGGGAGGAGAACGGCATTTTTACCCCAGACCCAAGTGCATCTGGGGAACCATTCGCTGTGGTCATACCTCCTCCCAACGTGACAGGCAGCCTTCACATGGGGCATGCTTTTAATACATCTTTGATTGACACGATTGTTCGTTATCAGCGTTTGCAAGGGAAGAACGTTCTTTGTTTACCGGGAACAGATCACGCTTCAATTGCTGTTCAATCCATCCTGGAAAAACAGTTGAAAAAGGAGGGTAAAAGTATTGAAAAACTGGGGAGGGAAGCTTTTTTAAGTCGAGCTTGGGATTGGAAAGCAGAGAGTGGCGGACGGATAGTTGATCAACTTAGAAGGATGGGATATTCGGTTGATTGGAGCCGACAGAGATTTACTTTGGACGAGGGTTTGAGTGCAGCGGTTTCTGAAGCATTCGTGCGCTTGCATGAAGAGGGTTTGATTTATAGAGGTGAATATTTAGTGAATTGGTGTCCTGCTTCTGGTTCCGCAGTTAGTGATTTAGAAGTTGAGATGAAGGAGGTTGATGGATATCTTTGGCATTTTCGATATCCCCTGACTGAGGGTCCTTTGGCAAATGGCACAGCCTTTTTAGAAGTTGCGACGACTCGTCCTGAAACGATGTTGGGCGATGTGGCAGTTGCTGTAAATCCTTCGGATGAAAGGTATCGAGATTTAGTTGGCAAAGAGCTCACATTGCCCTTTGCTGGACGCAAGATTCCGGTAGTAGCAGATGAACATGTTGATCAATCTTTTGGTACGGGTTGTGTCAAGGTCACTCCAGCTCATGATCCTAATGATTTTGCAATAGGTCAGAGACATAATCTTCCGCAAATTACTGTTATGAATAAAGATGGCAAGATGAATAATCAAGCGGGTTGCTTTGCAGGCCTTGATCGATTTGAGGCTCGAAAGGCTGTAGTGGAGGAAATGAAAAAACAAGGTTTACTTGTCAAGGTCGAAAATCATCGCCATAGCATTCCTTATTCCGATAGGGGTAAGGTTCCAGTTGAACCATTGTTGTCTACGCAATGGTTTGTTCGCATGCATTCAATGGCTGCAAGTTGCCGTGAATATCTTGAACAACAGCAACCCTGCTTTGTGCCAAATCGCTGGGAAAAAGTTTATCGAGATTGGCTTACTGATATTCGTGATTGGTGTGTCAGTAGACAGTTGTGGTGGGGGCACCGGATTCCTGCTTGGTTTGTTGTTAGTGAAACAGGTGGCAGATTAACTGAAAAGACACCATATGTTGTTGCTAGATCTGAGGATGAAGCTCGACTTAAAGCTTGCGAACAGTTTGGAGACCTTATAGATATTCAACAAGATGAGGATGTGCTTGATACATGGTTCTCTAGTGGCCTTTGGCCTTTCTCTACTTTGGGTTGGCCGGATGAAAATAATGCAGATTTCAAATGTTGGTATCCGACTTCTACTCTAGTAACTGGGTTTGACATAATCTTCTTTTGGGTGGCAAGGATGACGATGATGGCTGGTCACTTTACGAGTCAAATTCCTTTCCAAGATGTTTATATTCATGGCCTGGTACGTGATGAGCAAAATCGAAAAATGAGCAAAAGCTTAGGTAATGGGATTGACCCATTATTGTTGATTGATAGATATGGTACTGATGCTTTACGCTTTGCATTAGTTCGCGAAGTTGCAGGGGCAGGTCAGGATATTCGACTGGATTATGACCGTAAAAAGGAGACCTCTGCCACTGTTGAAGCGGCTAGGAACTTTGCTAATAAGCTTTGGAATGCAACCCGTTTTGCGATGATTAATATTGGCTCTAACTCTAATGAAGTTTTAGATAAAATAGATTATTCAATATTGCAACCTTCTGATAAATGGATTTTGTCTCGGCTTGCGAGATTAAATCAACAAACGACGAAGAAGTACAAGACTTACGCTCTGGGTGAGGCGGCTAAAGGTTTATATGAATTTGCATGGAATGATTTTTGTGATTGGTATTTAGAACTAATAAAGCGTCGTCTCCAGTCAGATCAGCCGCTTACTGAATTAGCTATTCAGGATCAAAAAGTAGCCCGCCAAATTCTTTTTAATTCGCTTAGTCAATTGTTGATTATGTTACATCCATTAATGCCTCATTTAACTGAGGAGCTATGGCATGCATTGACTGGTGCCTCAGAACAAACTTTTCTTGCATTACAATCTTGGCCTGAATGTAATGAGGATCATCTAGATGATTCACTAGAGTCTTCTTTTTCTGATTTGTTTGAATCTATTCGTATGGTTCGTAATTTACGTGCAGTAGCAGGATTAAAACGCACACAAAATGTTCCTGTGAGATTTATTACTTCTCGCAAAGATTTAATTAAGATGTTGAGCGAATCGCGAGCTGATATACAAGCTTTAACATGGGCTGAGGACGTTGAGGTGCTTAATCCAAAGCAGGCATTATTAC
- a CDS encoding protein phosphatase: MSSIQDPTEITIQAKAFDFAIAELVLIHRDRFQPLWTVDSWVKFLIWVSLNCGLSGDRESLETFAKAMGSSLTVRMRKLFFERILEDLQIHILADPADSQVLVMPIQAVTLVTEETTFQALSKVGLIERVAFDRTLWKSHENGLLAIPWNDSESSD, from the coding sequence ATGTCTTCTATTCAAGACCCAACCGAAATCACCATTCAGGCAAAAGCCTTTGATTTTGCCATCGCAGAATTAGTGCTTATCCATAGAGATCGTTTTCAGCCTCTTTGGACAGTTGATAGTTGGGTGAAGTTTCTCATCTGGGTGTCCCTAAATTGTGGCTTGTCAGGAGATAGAGAGAGTTTAGAGACATTTGCGAAAGCTATGGGCTCTTCCTTGACAGTACGAATGAGAAAGCTCTTTTTTGAAAGGATTCTCGAAGACCTTCAGATTCATATTCTTGCTGATCCTGCTGATTCACAGGTTTTGGTGATGCCAATTCAGGCAGTCACTCTCGTTACAGAGGAAACAACATTTCAAGCCCTGTCGAAGGTTGGTTTGATAGAAAGAGTTGCTTTTGATAGAACGCTTTGGAAGTCCCATGAAAATGGGTTGTTGGCAATTCCTTGGAATGATTCTGAGAGTTCAGATTGA
- a CDS encoding metal-binding protein — translation MSSGKEHDKATLIISVPFGVSVGLFLGADLGILGGLSFLVGGLWLSPDLDTHSNSLKRWGFLKWMWWPYRKSIKHRSIFSHGPFIGTVLRTTYLMTWLILMLATLQLLGVIELIPIVQKLTNLIKNNPIQIFTVILGFESSAMLHLIKDGDPWLLK, via the coding sequence ATGTCGTCCGGAAAGGAACATGACAAGGCAACATTGATTATCAGCGTGCCTTTTGGGGTCAGTGTTGGATTATTTCTGGGAGCAGACCTTGGCATCTTAGGTGGTCTTAGCTTTTTAGTGGGTGGTCTTTGGCTATCTCCAGACTTGGATACACATTCAAACTCCCTGAAGAGATGGGGGTTTCTCAAGTGGATGTGGTGGCCCTATAGAAAATCAATCAAACATCGCTCAATTTTTTCTCATGGACCTTTCATTGGAACAGTTCTGAGAACTACATATTTGATGACTTGGCTAATTTTAATGTTAGCTACACTACAGCTTTTAGGAGTTATAGAATTGATTCCAATTGTCCAAAAGTTAACCAACCTAATAAAGAATAATCCCATCCAAATATTCACTGTAATTTTAGGTTTTGAATCAAGTGCAATGCTTCATCTCATAAAAGATGGAGACCCTTGGTTGCTAAAGTGA
- the mazG gene encoding nucleoside triphosphate pyrophosphohydrolase — MSKKAQSINKLIEIVSRLRDPKDGCPWDLTQTHHSLIPYVIEEAYEVADAIRNGNDTNLIEELGDLLFQIIIHSHIASEEGRFCLEDIIINICQKMIRRHPHVFENSTHKSSEYSPQDWEKIKASEKAFQKSKTPISDKLRRKIRTQHPITGAINISQKVAEQGFEWDSIDRVWEKVDEELNELKEAIRTKNSTDVQNELGDVFFTLINIGRWCSINVEEGIAGTNKRFLDRFSYLETKLGNRLTETSHYELSKLWENAKKKCNN, encoded by the coding sequence ATGAGCAAAAAAGCCCAATCGATCAACAAGTTGATCGAAATTGTTTCCAGACTTCGTGATCCGAAAGATGGATGTCCTTGGGACCTAACACAAACGCATCACTCCTTAATTCCATATGTTATCGAAGAAGCTTATGAAGTGGCAGATGCCATCAGGAATGGTAATGACACGAATTTAATTGAAGAGCTAGGGGATTTATTATTTCAAATCATAATACATTCGCATATTGCCAGTGAAGAAGGACGTTTTTGTCTCGAAGATATCATCATAAACATCTGCCAGAAGATGATAAGAAGACATCCTCATGTTTTCGAAAATTCAACCCATAAAAGCAGTGAATACAGTCCACAGGATTGGGAGAAGATAAAAGCATCTGAAAAGGCATTTCAAAAATCTAAAACACCTATTAGCGACAAACTAAGAAGAAAGATTCGTACACAACATCCAATAACAGGTGCAATTAATATCTCCCAAAAAGTTGCAGAACAAGGTTTTGAATGGGATTCAATTGATAGGGTATGGGAAAAAGTTGATGAAGAATTAAACGAACTAAAAGAGGCTATTAGGACTAAAAATTCGACTGATGTACAAAATGAACTTGGGGATGTCTTTTTTACACTAATAAATATTGGAAGATGGTGCAGTATAAATGTAGAGGAAGGCATAGCAGGGACCAATAAACGTTTTTTAGATCGCTTTTCTTATTTAGAAACAAAACTAGGAAATAGATTAACTGAAACATCTCACTACGAACTGAGTAAGTTATGGGAAAACGCAAAGAAAAAGTGTAACAATTAA
- the speE gene encoding polyamine aminopropyltransferase → MNKPIQDGNWIDEYHNGVRYGLEAKLLIEEQSKFQKITVIESSRYGKGLLLDGCWMTAEKQEKHYHECLVQPAMCSAKEIQKVLIIGGGDGGTAKECLLHKEVEQLDLVEIDETVVEICKKQLPTIGGQAWQDPRLKVKIEDGIHWIANASSNYYDVIFVDGSDPAGPAKGLFNKVFFENCRRVLKPGGIFATQSESPEAFREIHIDTVKILREVFEYADPLYGWVPMYPSGWWSWTFAAIDNPRYLNPIKQRVIQIEENCEIWSPRWQSGAFEAMPAFVERGLSK, encoded by the coding sequence ATGAATAAGCCAATTCAAGACGGCAACTGGATTGATGAATATCACAATGGAGTGCGCTATGGACTTGAGGCAAAACTTTTAATAGAAGAACAAAGCAAGTTCCAAAAGATCACAGTTATTGAGAGCAGCCGCTATGGCAAAGGGCTTTTACTAGATGGATGCTGGATGACCGCTGAAAAACAAGAAAAGCATTATCACGAATGCTTAGTTCAACCCGCGATGTGTAGTGCTAAAGAAATCCAAAAAGTTCTTATTATTGGCGGTGGAGATGGAGGGACAGCAAAAGAATGTCTACTGCACAAGGAAGTTGAACAATTAGATTTAGTGGAAATAGACGAAACAGTGGTTGAAATCTGCAAAAAGCAACTACCTACAATTGGCGGACAAGCTTGGCAAGACCCAAGGCTAAAAGTGAAGATTGAAGATGGGATTCATTGGATAGCGAACGCATCTTCTAATTACTACGACGTCATATTTGTAGATGGGTCTGATCCGGCTGGCCCGGCGAAAGGTCTCTTTAACAAAGTTTTTTTTGAAAATTGTCGCAGAGTTCTAAAGCCTGGGGGCATTTTTGCTACTCAAAGTGAATCTCCAGAGGCCTTCAGGGAAATTCACATCGATACAGTCAAAATTCTCCGTGAAGTTTTCGAATATGCGGACCCTTTATATGGCTGGGTGCCCATGTACCCAAGTGGATGGTGGAGTTGGACATTTGCAGCTATAGATAATCCCAGATACCTGAACCCAATTAAACAAAGGGTCATTCAAATAGAAGAAAATTGCGAAATATGGAGTCCAAGATGGCAAAGCGGAGCCTTTGAAGCAATGCCTGCTTTTGTAGAGAGAGGTCTAAGCAAATGA
- the speB gene encoding agmatinase: MSELNTSKLQEFDDDGAIFMAASRNHENCKVGLFGVPYDGTTSFRPGTRFGPSAIREISKGIETYCPELNRDLEDLTFKDFGSLDIPFGAPEPVIQIIKQATEKLINLNLKPLMLGGEHSISSGAVAALTKKYPDLMLVQLDAHADLREEWLGSKYSHACAMRRCLEVLPSGQLFQIGIRSGTREEFAELLSTKRLIPFEAGKTAKALEQALQPHLGNPMYLTIDLDWFDPSVLPGTGTPEPGGFFWQDFAEVVKVIRNHHLVGADIVELSPQLDTSGISTILAAKITRSLIMLLSK; this comes from the coding sequence ATGAGTGAATTAAATACAAGCAAATTGCAGGAATTTGATGATGACGGTGCAATTTTTATGGCTGCGAGTCGAAATCATGAAAATTGCAAGGTAGGGCTTTTTGGAGTTCCCTATGACGGCACAACTTCTTTCCGGCCAGGCACTCGATTCGGCCCTTCAGCTATCCGAGAAATAAGCAAGGGAATTGAAACATATTGCCCCGAGCTAAACAGAGATTTAGAGGATTTGACCTTTAAAGACTTTGGATCCCTTGACATTCCATTCGGAGCACCAGAGCCAGTTATTCAAATCATCAAGCAAGCAACCGAAAAACTCATAAATTTAAACCTGAAGCCACTCATGCTGGGAGGCGAGCATTCAATTAGCTCAGGCGCCGTAGCAGCTTTAACAAAGAAATATCCCGACCTTATGCTGGTTCAACTAGATGCGCATGCTGATCTCCGTGAAGAATGGCTTGGTTCCAAATACAGTCATGCCTGTGCAATGCGCCGCTGCTTAGAAGTTTTGCCAAGTGGACAGTTATTCCAAATCGGAATTAGAAGTGGCACCAGAGAAGAATTTGCAGAGCTTCTTTCAACCAAAAGACTGATTCCTTTTGAAGCTGGAAAAACTGCAAAAGCTCTCGAACAAGCTCTTCAACCACATCTTGGAAACCCTATGTATCTCACTATTGATCTGGACTGGTTTGATCCAAGTGTTCTACCTGGAACAGGGACACCTGAACCAGGTGGCTTTTTTTGGCAAGACTTTGCGGAGGTGGTAAAGGTAATTCGCAATCATCATTTAGTCGGCGCAGATATTGTTGAACTATCTCCTCAACTAGATACTTCTGGCATTAGCACCATACTGGCTGCAAAAATCACCAGAAGTCTCATAATGCTTCTGAGCAAATAA
- a CDS encoding metal-binding protein has product MSPQPCCRTCQHCADSRTELGGWCCLRQLSLHSEVAQFAFCHHWTEREPVLPTLSNSATESSRDLQLELGRGVVVTGVSDS; this is encoded by the coding sequence ATGTCCCCCCAACCATGCTGTAGAACCTGTCAACACTGTGCTGATAGCCGCACTGAGCTAGGAGGTTGGTGCTGTTTAAGGCAATTAAGCCTTCATTCTGAAGTTGCTCAATTTGCTTTTTGTCATCATTGGACCGAGAGAGAGCCTGTTCTCCCTACTTTGAGTAATTCTGCAACGGAATCCTCTAGAGATCTTCAGCTTGAACTTGGTCGGGGTGTTGTAGTAACAGGTGTTTCTGATTCCTGA
- the gcvT gene encoding glycine cleavage system aminomethyltransferase GcvT produces the protein MEQLRTPLHDLSLKAGGRMVPFAGWEMPVQFSGLIQEHNSVRNNAGVFDISHMGVLRIDGQNIKDTFQRLIPTDLHRISEGEACYSVLLNDNGGIIDDLIIYDLGGNKNGNESLIIVINAACFEQDLKWLNTHLHEKSISIKNIKKEGVLLAVQGPKSLSYLEQISEISLTDIPRFGHRFITLKGTSFNNENETFIARTGYTGENGFELLLSQENGRILWSELINNGLSPCGLGSRDTLRLEAAMHLYGQDLNEETTPFEAGLGWLVNLEAPIQFIGRKALETQAEKGIAKKLIGLKMKGKAIARQGYPVFESGKQIGEITSGTWSPTLEEAIALAYVPPTTSKLGTQVAVNIRGVNHPAIVVRRPFYRTQNP, from the coding sequence ATGGAACAACTTCGAACTCCTCTGCACGACTTGTCACTTAAGGCTGGTGGGCGAATGGTCCCTTTCGCAGGCTGGGAAATGCCAGTTCAGTTTTCCGGGTTGATTCAAGAGCACAATTCAGTCAGAAACAACGCAGGGGTTTTCGATATATCTCACATGGGAGTTCTGCGTATCGACGGGCAAAATATCAAAGATACATTTCAAAGACTCATCCCAACAGATTTACATAGGATCAGCGAAGGAGAAGCCTGTTATTCAGTCCTATTAAACGACAATGGGGGAATTATCGATGATCTCATAATCTACGACTTAGGCGGCAACAAGAACGGCAATGAAAGCCTCATAATCGTTATAAATGCTGCTTGTTTTGAGCAAGACCTAAAATGGTTAAATACACATCTACACGAGAAAAGTATATCTATAAAAAACATTAAAAAAGAAGGGGTACTACTAGCTGTTCAAGGTCCAAAGTCACTTTCATATCTTGAGCAAATCAGCGAAATCTCACTAACTGATATTCCACGATTCGGACACCGCTTCATCACACTAAAAGGCACATCATTCAATAATGAAAACGAAACATTTATAGCTAGGACTGGGTACACTGGAGAGAACGGTTTTGAACTTTTGTTATCACAAGAAAATGGTCGAATACTTTGGTCTGAATTAATTAATAATGGGTTAAGCCCCTGCGGACTAGGCTCCCGGGACACTCTTCGTTTAGAGGCAGCTATGCATCTCTATGGGCAAGACCTAAATGAAGAAACAACACCTTTTGAAGCAGGCCTTGGATGGCTCGTCAATCTTGAAGCCCCAATCCAATTCATTGGGAGAAAAGCACTAGAAACACAAGCCGAAAAAGGCATAGCGAAAAAATTGATTGGTTTAAAAATGAAAGGCAAAGCAATTGCAAGACAAGGGTATCCAGTTTTCGAGTCAGGAAAACAAATCGGAGAAATTACTAGCGGTACATGGTCTCCAACCTTGGAAGAAGCCATAGCACTTGCCTATGTGCCACCAACCACTAGCAAACTAGGTACTCAGGTTGCAGTAAACATCCGAGGCGTAAATCATCCAGCCATAGTGGTCAGACGTCCCTTTTATCGCACTCAAAATCCCTAA
- the aspS gene encoding aspartate--tRNA ligase, translating into MRSNGCGELRNGHIGSEVELCGWVDRCRDHGGVIFLDLRDTTGTVQITIDPDEGQEMFSIAESLRNETVLQIAGLVRQRPSEAINKKLTTGEIEVLAKHLHVLNSVKGTLPFTVSIHDEENIREEIRLRHRYLDLRRERMSKNLRLRHQTIKTARQFLEDEGFIEVETPLLTRSTPEGARDYLVPSRVCGGEWFALPQSPQLFKQLLMVGGLERYYQIARCFRDEDLRADRQPEFTQLDIETSFMSQEDILSLNEKLISKIWREIKGINLSKPFPRMTWQEAMDRYGTDRPDTRYGMELKDVSHIVKNIGFKVFSGAIAAGGSVKCLTVSGGNDSISNVRIKPGGDIFSEAQKAGAGGLAFIRVREDKEIDTIGAIKDNLNAQQKEDLLNEVQASSGDLILFGAGDTPTVNKALDRVRQFLARELNLIPSTTANESWQFLWIVDFPMFELNKDENRFEALHHPFCAPNQEDIGTDPNSWKNQLPKARAQAYDLVLNGLELGGGSLRIHNSALQKQVLETVGLAKEEIRKQFGFLIEALDMGAPPHGGIAFGLDRLVMLLSGEDSIRDTIAFPKTQQARCLMTDAPSQVSNNQLEELNVASTWIDPE; encoded by the coding sequence ATGCGCAGCAATGGTTGCGGCGAACTGCGAAATGGTCACATTGGCTCAGAGGTTGAACTCTGTGGCTGGGTAGATCGTTGTAGAGACCATGGTGGGGTTATCTTTCTAGATCTAAGAGATACAACTGGAACAGTTCAAATCACTATTGACCCTGATGAAGGTCAAGAAATGTTTTCTATCGCTGAAAGCCTTAGAAATGAAACCGTTTTACAAATAGCTGGACTGGTTCGCCAAAGGCCTTCCGAAGCAATCAATAAAAAGCTAACAACGGGGGAAATAGAGGTGCTCGCGAAGCATTTGCATGTACTCAACTCCGTCAAAGGAACATTACCTTTTACAGTCTCAATTCATGATGAGGAAAACATAAGAGAAGAAATTCGCCTACGTCACAGGTACTTAGACCTGCGAAGGGAACGAATGAGCAAAAATCTACGTCTTAGGCATCAAACAATTAAAACAGCACGACAATTTCTCGAAGATGAAGGTTTTATAGAAGTAGAAACTCCACTTTTGACTCGTTCCACGCCTGAGGGTGCAAGAGATTATCTGGTCCCTTCACGTGTCTGCGGTGGCGAATGGTTCGCGCTACCTCAATCACCACAACTATTCAAACAATTGCTCATGGTGGGGGGGTTAGAACGGTATTACCAAATTGCAAGGTGTTTCCGTGATGAAGATCTAAGGGCTGATCGTCAACCAGAATTCACTCAACTAGATATAGAAACCAGCTTTATGAGTCAAGAGGATATTCTCTCTCTAAATGAAAAACTTATTTCAAAGATTTGGAGGGAAATAAAAGGCATAAACCTATCAAAACCCTTCCCAAGAATGACTTGGCAAGAAGCTATGGATAGATATGGGACTGACAGGCCAGACACAAGGTATGGAATGGAATTAAAAGATGTGAGTCACATCGTAAAAAATATTGGTTTCAAAGTTTTCTCTGGAGCAATTGCAGCAGGAGGGTCTGTGAAATGCCTCACAGTTTCAGGCGGAAACGACTCAATCAGCAATGTCAGAATCAAACCTGGCGGTGATATTTTTAGTGAAGCTCAAAAAGCAGGAGCTGGAGGCTTGGCTTTCATTAGAGTGCGAGAAGATAAAGAAATAGACACTATTGGAGCAATTAAAGACAACCTAAATGCCCAACAAAAAGAAGATCTTTTAAATGAAGTTCAAGCTAGTTCAGGAGACCTAATTCTTTTTGGCGCAGGTGATACTCCAACTGTAAATAAAGCTCTTGATCGAGTTAGACAATTCTTAGCTCGCGAACTGAATCTGATTCCTTCTACAACAGCCAATGAATCTTGGCAATTCCTATGGATCGTAGATTTCCCAATGTTCGAATTGAACAAAGATGAAAATCGTTTCGAAGCCTTACACCATCCCTTTTGCGCGCCTAATCAAGAAGACATCGGCACCGATCCAAACTCTTGGAAAAACCAACTCCCCAAAGCCAGAGCACAAGCTTATGACCTAGTACTCAATGGTCTTGAATTAGGAGGAGGCTCATTAAGGATTCATAACTCAGCTCTACAAAAACAAGTACTGGAAACAGTTGGACTAGCCAAAGAGGAAATACGCAAACAATTTGGATTCTTAATCGAAGCACTAGATATGGGTGCGCCTCCACATGGCGGAATAGCTTTTGGTCTGGACAGACTTGTGATGCTGTTGTCTGGTGAAGACTCAATAAGAGACACCATTGCCTTCCCTAAAACCCAACAAGCCAGATGTTTGATGACCGATGCACCTTCCCAGGTCTCTAACAATCAACTTGAAGAACTAAATGTTGCTAGTACATGGATCGATCCCGAATAG
- a CDS encoding RNA polymerase sigma factor, RpoD/SigA family → MKKSSSKIKSPPSRNRGTKDLVRLYLQDIGKVDLLNSEDEVILARLVQRRETLLKEEKKLASQHQEIKELMHLEQLQQQKANHLCHWPTKQELAIASELTVSELEQKLNRGYHVWGKLSKLDPKELKKALREGRRAKNQMIQANLRLVVAVAKKYQQRGMELLDLVQEGTLGLERAVEKFDPTRGFRFSTYAYWWIRQGVTRAIATQSRNIRLPVHITEKLNRIKRIQQEIASAEGRFASINDLAKALKLKEDTVRNILSSIPRSISLETKAGLEQGTQLIDLLEDINATPEETLTRNQLHHDLEILLAELSSREATVVRLRFGLDDDTPKTLVEIGEQLNLSRERVRQIETGALLKLRQPQVRKKVADYKDSLDS, encoded by the coding sequence TTGAAAAAAAGCTCATCGAAAATCAAATCCCCTCCATCTCGCAATAGAGGAACCAAAGATTTAGTGCGCCTTTATCTGCAAGATATTGGCAAAGTTGACCTACTCAATAGTGAAGACGAAGTCATACTCGCAAGGCTGGTACAAAGACGTGAAACACTGCTCAAGGAAGAAAAAAAGCTCGCATCCCAGCACCAGGAAATTAAAGAGCTCATGCATCTAGAACAGCTGCAACAACAAAAAGCCAATCATCTGTGTCACTGGCCTACCAAACAAGAATTGGCAATTGCTTCTGAATTAACAGTTTCTGAACTAGAACAAAAACTAAATCGCGGCTACCACGTTTGGGGAAAATTATCCAAACTTGATCCTAAAGAACTCAAAAAAGCTTTACGAGAAGGGCGAAGAGCAAAGAACCAAATGATTCAAGCAAACCTCAGGCTTGTAGTTGCAGTTGCCAAAAAGTATCAACAACGAGGAATGGAACTGCTTGATTTAGTTCAAGAAGGTACTTTGGGACTAGAAAGAGCCGTGGAAAAATTCGATCCAACCAGAGGATTTCGGTTCAGTACTTATGCCTATTGGTGGATTAGGCAAGGAGTTACTAGAGCAATCGCAACTCAAAGTCGCAATATTCGCCTACCAGTTCATATCACCGAAAAACTCAACCGAATTAAAAGAATTCAACAAGAAATTGCTAGTGCAGAAGGGAGATTTGCTTCTATAAATGATCTGGCAAAAGCATTAAAACTCAAAGAAGACACTGTTAGAAATATCCTTTCAAGTATTCCCCGCTCAATTTCTTTGGAAACGAAAGCAGGACTGGAGCAAGGCACACAGTTGATTGACTTATTAGAAGATATAAACGCAACGCCCGAAGAAACTTTAACCCGTAATCAACTACACCATGATCTTGAAATCCTATTAGCCGAACTTTCAAGCAGAGAAGCGACAGTAGTAAGACTAAGGTTTGGCTTAGACGACGACACCCCTAAAACACTCGTAGAAATTGGGGAACAACTAAACTTATCAAGAGAAAGAGTTCGACAAATAGAGACGGGAGCATTATTAAAATTGAGACAACCACAAGTGCGCAAGAAAGTTGCGGACTATAAAGACAGCCTCGACTCCTAA